TCCGGCTGACACAGCTGACTAAATGGATGGGGCGTCCCGGTTCGACCGGGGCGCCCCTGTCTGTTCGAGGATTAGGGGAAGTGTGTCGATGCTGGAGGTGAGCTTTGATGCGGTGCTGTTCATCGTTGCCATGGCCTTTGTCGCGGGGGGCGTGGATGCGATTGCAGGGGGCGGCGGCCTGCTGACCATTCCGGCGTTGATGGCCGCCGGTGTGCCGCCCGTCGCGGCACTGGCGACCAACAAGCTGCAAAGCACGATCGGCACCGCGTCGGCATTTCTGCGCTTCCATCGTGCAGGACATGTCGACCTGCGCGCGTTCGCGGTGGCCGCCGCCGCCGCCTTTGGCGGATCGGTCGCGGGAGCAACGGCGGTTCAGTTTGTCGACACGGCGTTTCTTGCGCTTGTCGTGCCGGTGCTGCTGATCGCGATGGGCCTGTATTTCCTGCTCGCTCCCCCCATGAGCGAAGTGGATCGCCAGGCGTTGCTGGGCCGCGCGGGCCTGACAGCGGTGGCGGGCTGCATCGGCTTTTACGATGGCTTTTTCGGCCCCGGTACGGGTTCGTTCCTGACGACGGCCCTGGTCGCGCTTGGCGGGCTGGGCCTGGTCCGCGCCATCGCCAATACCAAGTTCCTGAATCTGTCGACCAACCTTGCCGGGCTGATCGCCATGATGGCGGGGGGTAAGGTGTTGTGGGCGCTTGGGCTGACTATGGCGGTCGCCAATGTCCTGGGCAATCAGCTCGGCGCGTGGATCGCACTTCGCTATGGGGGTAAGGGCGCGCGCCTGTTGCTGGTGATCATGTCCTTTGCGCTGACGGCAAAGCTGCTCGCCGATCCGGCTAACCCCGTGCGCGCGCTGTTCGGTTGATTATTCCATCTCGCCGCGCGCACGGCGAATGGCGTACCACTTCGCCACATTGGCGTTATGCTGCTCAAGGGTGTCGGCAAAGACATGTCCGCCCGTGCCGTCAGCAACGAAATACAGCGCCGACGACTCCGCCGGGTTCAACACCGCGTCGATGCTC
Above is a genomic segment from Sphingomonas sp. IW22 containing:
- a CDS encoding TSUP family transporter; this translates as MLEVSFDAVLFIVAMAFVAGGVDAIAGGGGLLTIPALMAAGVPPVAALATNKLQSTIGTASAFLRFHRAGHVDLRAFAVAAAAAFGGSVAGATAVQFVDTAFLALVVPVLLIAMGLYFLLAPPMSEVDRQALLGRAGLTAVAGCIGFYDGFFGPGTGSFLTTALVALGGLGLVRAIANTKFLNLSTNLAGLIAMMAGGKVLWALGLTMAVANVLGNQLGAWIALRYGGKGARLLLVIMSFALTAKLLADPANPVRALFG